The Roseovarius indicus genome has a segment encoding these proteins:
- the tuf gene encoding elongation factor Tu encodes MAKEKFDRSKPHVNIGTIGHVDHGKTTLTAAITKQYGEFRAYDQIDAAPEEKARGITISTAHVEYETEARHYAHVDCPGHADYVKNMITGAAQMDGAILVVNAADGPMPQTREHILLARQVGVPALVVFLNKVDQVDDEELLELVEMEVRELLSEYDFPGDDIPIVAGSALAALEDRDDNIGKDKIAELMAAVDEYIPTPERAVDQPFLMPIEDVFSISGRGTVVTGRVERGVINVGDEIEIVGIKDTKKTTCTGVEMFRKLLDRGEAGDNIGALLRGVDRDDIQRGQVLCKPKSVTPHTKFECEVYILTKDEGGRHTPFFANYRPQFYFRTTDVTGTVTLPEGTEMVMPGDNLKFSVELIAPIAMEDGLRFAIREGGRTVGSGVVSKIIE; translated from the coding sequence ATGGCAAAGGAAAAGTTTGACCGTTCGAAACCGCACGTGAACATCGGCACGATTGGGCACGTTGACCACGGCAAGACGACGCTGACCGCGGCGATCACGAAGCAATACGGCGAGTTCCGCGCGTACGACCAGATCGACGCGGCGCCGGAAGAGAAAGCCCGCGGGATCACCATCTCGACGGCGCACGTGGAGTACGAGACCGAGGCGCGCCACTACGCCCACGTCGACTGCCCCGGCCACGCCGACTACGTGAAGAACATGATCACCGGTGCCGCCCAGATGGACGGCGCGATCCTGGTGGTGAACGCCGCTGACGGCCCGATGCCGCAGACCCGCGAGCACATCCTGCTGGCCCGCCAGGTCGGCGTGCCCGCGCTGGTGGTGTTCCTCAACAAGGTCGACCAGGTCGACGACGAGGAGCTGCTCGAGCTGGTGGAAATGGAAGTGCGCGAACTGCTCAGCGAGTACGACTTCCCGGGCGACGACATTCCGATCGTGGCAGGCTCGGCTCTGGCCGCGCTGGAAGACCGCGACGACAACATCGGCAAGGACAAGATCGCCGAGCTGATGGCCGCCGTCGACGAGTACATCCCCACCCCCGAGCGTGCCGTCGACCAGCCGTTCCTGATGCCGATCGAGGACGTGTTCTCGATTTCCGGCCGCGGGACGGTTGTGACCGGCCGTGTCGAGCGTGGCGTGATCAACGTCGGTGACGAGATCGAGATCGTCGGCATCAAGGACACCAAGAAGACGACCTGCACGGGCGTCGAGATGTTCCGCAAGCTGCTCGACCGCGGTGAGGCCGGCGACAACATCGGCGCGCTGCTGCGCGGTGTCGACCGTGACGATATCCAGCGCGGCCAGGTGCTGTGCAAGCCGAAATCGGTCACGCCGCACACCAAGTTCGAGTGCGAGGTCTACATCCTGACGAAGGATGAAGGCGGCCGTCACACGCCGTTCTTCGCCAACTACCGCCCGCAGTTCTACTTCCGGACGACGGACGTGACCGGCACCGTGACCCTTCCCGAGGGCACCGAGATGGTCATGCCCGGCGACAACCTGAAGTTCTCGGTCGAGCTGATCGCGCCGATCGCCATGGAAGACGGTCTCCGCTTCGCCATCCGCGAAGGCGGCCGCACCGTCGGCTCCGGCGTCGTCTCGAAAATCATCGAGTAA
- a CDS encoding CatB-related O-acetyltransferase, with amino-acid sequence MHRPFPGADMRHPLTLPDGTVHTGTVFLKNAIDHPRIDVGDYTYASAHTPPEDWAARLAPYLYPGSPERLSIGRFCQIADGVTFITASANHRRDGFSTFPFAVFDGGFEEGRPSLPQTTDPDTVIGHDVWLGQGVRILPGARLGHGVIAGAGAVVAGEVPPYTLVAGNPARPVRPRFDEATIARLLNIAWWDWPIDRILDHEAAVCGADLAALEAAAQV; translated from the coding sequence ATGCACCGCCCCTTTCCCGGCGCCGATATGCGCCATCCGCTGACCCTTCCCGACGGCACCGTTCATACCGGCACGGTCTTCCTGAAAAACGCCATCGATCACCCGCGCATCGACGTGGGCGATTACACCTATGCCAGCGCCCATACCCCGCCCGAGGACTGGGCGGCGCGTCTGGCGCCCTATCTCTATCCGGGCTCGCCCGAACGGCTGTCGATCGGCCGTTTCTGCCAGATCGCCGACGGGGTCACCTTCATCACCGCCTCGGCCAATCACCGGCGCGACGGGTTTTCGACCTTCCCCTTCGCCGTGTTCGACGGTGGCTTCGAGGAGGGCCGCCCGTCTTTGCCGCAAACGACCGACCCCGACACGGTGATCGGCCACGATGTCTGGCTGGGGCAGGGGGTGCGCATCCTGCCCGGCGCGCGGCTTGGCCACGGCGTCATCGCCGGCGCGGGTGCCGTGGTGGCGGGCGAGGTTCCGCCCTACACGCTCGTCGCCGGCAATCCCGCGCGGCCCGTGCGCCCCCGGTTCGACGAGGCGACCATCGCCCGCCTGCTCAACATCGCCTGGTGGGACTGGCCGATCGACCGAATCCTCGACCACGAGGCGGCGGTCTGCGGCGCCGATCTGGCCGCGCTCGAGGCGGCTGCACAGGTTTGA
- a CDS encoding FAS1-like dehydratase domain-containing protein, translated as MDMLNTKAWEGRSQTEEGGITQAEAARIHATLGDPRDKAPRNGDPLPPLWHWFAFPPTTPMSELARDGHPMLGDFLPPLRLKRRMWASGKLTLGAPLRVGDPLKLRSTIARVIEKETRTGPMTIVSVDHTVISPRGPAIEERQDIVYLDIPDSFRPPKKQPMPEAPVLHTTHTISEPLLFRYSALTFNAHRIHYDLPYAQQVEHYPGLVIHGPLQATLLMQAACAHRGTRPTYFDFRGVHPMLLVPGDSPELDILATEDDCTSLSLFTGQAGHQGMQATAMWEGTQ; from the coding sequence ATGGACATGCTCAACACAAAGGCCTGGGAGGGCCGCAGCCAGACCGAAGAGGGCGGCATCACCCAAGCCGAAGCCGCCCGCATCCACGCCACGCTGGGCGACCCCCGCGACAAGGCACCCCGTAACGGAGACCCTTTGCCGCCCCTCTGGCACTGGTTCGCCTTCCCGCCGACCACGCCCATGTCCGAGCTTGCCCGCGACGGCCACCCGATGCTGGGCGACTTTCTTCCGCCCCTGCGCCTCAAACGCCGCATGTGGGCCTCGGGCAAGCTCACCCTCGGCGCGCCCCTCCGTGTGGGCGATCCGCTGAAACTCCGCTCCACCATCGCCCGCGTCATCGAGAAGGAAACCCGCACCGGCCCCATGACGATCGTCTCCGTCGACCACACGGTCATCTCCCCCCGCGGCCCCGCCATCGAGGAACGGCAGGATATCGTTTATCTCGACATCCCCGACAGCTTCCGCCCGCCAAAGAAACAGCCCATGCCCGAAGCCCCGGTGCTTCACACAACCCATACCATCTCCGAACCGCTGCTCTTCCGCTACTCGGCGCTCACCTTCAACGCCCATCGCATCCATTACGACCTCCCCTATGCACAACAGGTCGAACACTACCCCGGCCTCGTCATTCACGGGCCGCTTCAGGCCACGCTCCTGATGCAGGCCGCCTGCGCCCATCGCGGCACCCGGCCCACCTATTTCGATTTCCGCGGCGTGCATCCGATGCTTCTGGTGCCCGGAGACTCCCCCGAACTCGACATCCTGGCGACCGAGGACGATTGCACCTCCCTGTCGCTTTTCACCGGGCAGGCAGGCCATCAGGGCATGCAGGCCACCGCCATGTGGGAGGGCACGCAATGA
- a CDS encoding CoA transferase, which yields MNGILKGMRVVEGSAFVAVPLAGMTLAQMGAEVIRFDRIEGGLDAGRWPLAPSGNSLFWAGLNKGKKSIAVNMKSPEGQELVTRIITAPGEDAGLFLTNLRVRGWMDYETLSQYRKDLVMVTLMGDRHGNPQVDYTVNPALGIPQMTGPEGLKAPVASALPAWDLIAGNLIVSSLLAAERHRLRKGQGQDVELTLKDVAAATIGHLGLIGDAAVNREERGKCGNSLYGAYGQDFICADGRRVMVIGLTARQWRGLVEMTGTAEEIAALESKTGLDLRDEGNRWKLRHAITGLLGEWFAMRRVEDFAEDFNAKGLTWSVFRTVKEALAEDPDLTDDNPMFSTMTQPGLGTFPVPGSPVTFSATERQPPVPAPALGAHTEEILGDVARLDDTEIAQLFDKGIVQSPGFVARPAA from the coding sequence ATGAACGGAATTCTCAAGGGCATGCGGGTGGTCGAAGGATCGGCTTTCGTCGCAGTGCCGCTCGCCGGCATGACACTGGCCCAGATGGGCGCCGAGGTGATCCGCTTCGATCGCATCGAGGGCGGGCTCGACGCCGGGCGCTGGCCGCTCGCCCCCTCCGGCAACAGCCTCTTCTGGGCCGGCCTCAACAAGGGCAAGAAATCCATCGCTGTGAACATGAAATCACCCGAGGGCCAGGAGCTCGTCACCCGCATCATCACCGCCCCGGGCGAGGATGCCGGGCTTTTCCTCACCAACCTCCGCGTCCGCGGCTGGATGGATTACGAAACGCTCAGCCAATACCGCAAGGATCTCGTCATGGTCACCCTCATGGGCGACCGTCACGGCAACCCGCAGGTCGATTACACCGTGAACCCCGCCCTCGGTATCCCCCAGATGACCGGGCCCGAGGGGCTCAAGGCCCCCGTCGCCAGCGCCCTCCCGGCCTGGGATCTGATCGCCGGCAACCTGATCGTCTCGTCGCTCCTCGCCGCCGAGCGCCACCGCCTGCGCAAGGGGCAGGGGCAGGACGTGGAACTGACGCTGAAAGACGTCGCCGCCGCCACCATCGGCCACCTGGGCCTCATCGGCGACGCCGCCGTGAACCGCGAAGAACGCGGCAAATGCGGCAACTCGCTCTACGGTGCCTATGGGCAGGATTTCATCTGCGCCGATGGCCGCCGTGTCATGGTGATCGGCCTGACCGCGCGCCAATGGCGCGGGCTGGTCGAGATGACCGGCACCGCCGAGGAGATTGCCGCGCTCGAATCGAAAACCGGCCTCGACCTGCGCGACGAGGGCAACCGCTGGAAACTCCGCCACGCCATCACCGGCCTCCTCGGCGAGTGGTTCGCCATGCGCCGGGTCGAGGACTTCGCGGAAGACTTCAACGCCAAGGGCCTCACCTGGTCGGTCTTCCGCACCGTGAAAGAGGCGCTGGCCGAAGACCCCGACCTCACCGACGACAACCCGATGTTCTCGACGATGACCCAGCCGGGCCTTGGCACCTTCCCCGTGCCCGGCAGCCCGGTCACCTTCTCGGCCACCGAGCGCCAGCCTCCCGTGCCGGCCCCGGCGCTCGGCGCCCATACCGAGGAGATCCTCGGCGACGTGGCCCGCCTCGACGACACCGAGATCGCGCAGCTGTTCGACAAGGGCATCGTGCAAAGCCCCGGCTTCGTGGCGCGGCCGGCCGCCTGA
- the secE gene encoding preprotein translocase subunit SecE: protein MAMTNPLQFIQQVRSEVAKVVWPTRREVFLTTVMVFIMATLTAIFFALVDLLIRTGLTGVLGFFG, encoded by the coding sequence ATGGCAATGACCAACCCGCTTCAGTTCATCCAGCAAGTCCGTTCGGAGGTCGCTAAGGTCGTGTGGCCCACCCGGCGCGAGGTGTTCCTGACGACGGTCATGGTTTTCATCATGGCGACGTTGACCGCGATTTTCTTTGCCCTGGTCGATCTTCTGATCCGCACCGGCCTGACGGGCGTTCTGGGCTTCTTCGGCTGA
- the nusG gene encoding transcription termination/antitermination protein NusG: MAKRWYSVSVLSNFEKKIAEQIRQSVAEQSLEEEIDEVLVPTEEVIEVRRGKKVTAERRFMPGYVLVHMEMSDKGYHLINSINRVTGFLGPQGRPMPMRDAEVNAILNRVQEGEEAPRTLISFEVGEKVKVNDGPFEDFDGMVEEVDDDNQRLKVMVSIFGRETPVELEYTQVTKQG; this comes from the coding sequence ATGGCAAAGCGGTGGTACTCGGTGAGCGTTCTCTCGAATTTCGAGAAGAAGATTGCCGAGCAGATCAGACAATCGGTCGCCGAGCAGAGCCTCGAAGAAGAGATCGACGAGGTTCTTGTTCCGACCGAGGAAGTGATCGAGGTGCGCCGCGGCAAGAAGGTGACGGCCGAGCGCCGGTTCATGCCGGGCTACGTGCTGGTCCACATGGAAATGTCGGACAAGGGCTATCACCTGATCAACTCGATCAACCGGGTCACCGGGTTCCTTGGTCCGCAGGGCCGCCCGATGCCGATGCGCGACGCCGAGGTGAACGCCATCCTCAACCGCGTCCAGGAAGGCGAGGAAGCCCCGCGCACCCTCATCTCCTTCGAGGTGGGCGAGAAGGTGAAAGTGAACGACGGCCCGTTCGAGGATTTCGACGGGATGGTCGAGGAAGTCGACGACGACAACCAGCGCCTCAAGGTGATGGTGTCGATCTTCGGCCGGGAAACCCCGGTCGAGCTGGAATACACGCAGGTCACCAAACAAGGCTGA
- the rplK gene encoding 50S ribosomal protein L11, whose translation MAKKLAGKMKLQVPAGQANPSPPVGPALGQRGINIMEFCKAFNAKTQEMEPGAPCPTVITYYQDKSFEMDIKTPPASYYLKKAAKLKSGSKTPGRGDTVATVSPKQLREIAEAKWKDLNANDVDAAMKIIAGSARSMGIEVK comes from the coding sequence ATGGCCAAGAAACTCGCAGGCAAGATGAAGCTGCAAGTGCCCGCAGGTCAGGCGAACCCGTCCCCGCCCGTGGGTCCGGCGCTGGGTCAGCGCGGCATCAACATCATGGAATTCTGTAAGGCGTTCAACGCCAAGACGCAGGAAATGGAACCGGGCGCACCGTGCCCGACCGTCATCACCTATTATCAGGACAAGTCCTTTGAAATGGACATCAAGACGCCGCCGGCGTCGTACTACCTGAAGAAGGCCGCCAAGCTGAAATCCGGCTCCAAGACGCCGGGCCGCGGTGACACCGTTGCAACCGTGTCGCCCAAGCAGCTGCGCGAAATCGCCGAGGCCAAGTGGAAGGACCTCAACGCAAACGACGTCGACGCCGCGATGAAGATCATTGCCGGCTCCGCACGGTCCATGGGCATCGAGGTGAAGTAA
- the rplA gene encoding 50S ribosomal protein L1 produces the protein MAKIGKRTRAAREAFEGKMNVTVEEAVALVKSNAKAKFDETVEIALNLGVDTRHADQMVRGVVGLPNGTGKDVRVAVFARGPKAEEAEAAGADVVGAEDLMETVQSGKIDFDRCIATPDMMPIVGRLGKILGPRNLMPNPKVGTVTMDVADAVKAAKGGEVQFKAVKGGIVHAGIGKASFDEAKLVENVRAFVTAVNKAKPAGAKGTYMKKISLTSTMGPGVSIDVGDAATLADA, from the coding sequence ATGGCAAAGATCGGTAAACGCACCCGCGCCGCCCGCGAAGCCTTCGAAGGCAAGATGAACGTGACCGTCGAAGAGGCCGTCGCGCTGGTCAAGTCGAACGCCAAGGCGAAATTCGACGAAACCGTCGAGATCGCGCTGAACCTCGGCGTCGACACCCGCCACGCCGACCAGATGGTCCGCGGCGTCGTCGGCCTGCCCAACGGCACCGGCAAGGACGTTCGCGTCGCCGTTTTCGCCCGTGGCCCCAAGGCTGAGGAAGCCGAAGCCGCAGGCGCAGACGTCGTCGGCGCAGAGGACCTGATGGAAACCGTCCAGTCGGGCAAGATCGACTTCGACCGTTGCATCGCAACCCCCGACATGATGCCGATCGTCGGCCGTCTCGGTAAGATCCTCGGCCCGCGCAACCTGATGCCGAACCCCAAGGTCGGCACGGTGACGATGGACGTGGCTGACGCCGTCAAGGCCGCCAAGGGTGGCGAAGTGCAGTTCAAGGCCGTCAAGGGCGGTATCGTGCACGCCGGCATCGGCAAGGCCTCCTTCGACGAGGCGAAGCTGGTCGAGAACGTGCGCGCCTTCGTGACCGCGGTGAACAAGGCCAAACCGGCCGGCGCCAAGGGCACCTACATGAAGAAGATCTCGCTCACCTCGACCATGGGGCCGGGCGTTTCGATCGACGTGGGCGACGCGGCCACTCTGGCCGACGCCTGA
- the rplJ gene encoding 50S ribosomal protein L10, translating to MDRAQKEKVVEELGQIFESSGVVVVAHYAGLTVAEMQDLRARARAAEASVRVAKNRLAKIALEGKPCESIADYLTGMTVLTFSEDPVAAAKVAEDFAKDNKNYEILGGAMGTDPLDRAGVEAVSKMPSRDELIAQIASCIGAPASNIAGAIGAPASNIASILSTIEEKAEAA from the coding sequence GTGGATAGAGCCCAGAAAGAGAAAGTGGTCGAGGAACTCGGCCAGATCTTCGAAAGCTCTGGCGTCGTAGTGGTGGCCCACTACGCGGGTCTGACAGTTGCAGAAATGCAGGATCTTCGTGCGCGCGCCCGCGCGGCCGAAGCATCCGTTCGCGTTGCCAAGAACAGGCTCGCCAAGATCGCCCTTGAGGGCAAGCCGTGCGAAAGCATTGCCGATTACCTCACGGGCATGACCGTGCTCACCTTCTCGGAAGACCCCGTGGCAGCAGCCAAGGTCGCCGAGGACTTCGCCAAGGACAACAAGAACTACGAGATCCTTGGCGGGGCAATGGGTACGGATCCCCTGGACCGGGCCGGTGTGGAAGCCGTGTCGAAGATGCCCTCGCGCGACGAGCTTATCGCTCAGATCGCAAGCTGCATCGGCGCACCCGCTTCGAACATCGCCGGGGCCATTGGCGCACCTGCCTCGAACATCGCGAGCATCCTTTCGACCATCGAAGAGAAGGCCGAAGCTGCATAA
- the rplL gene encoding 50S ribosomal protein L7/L12, protein MADLKKLAEEIVGLTLLEAQELKTILKDEYGIEPAAGGAVMMAGPADGGGGEAAEEQTEFDVILKSAGASKINVIKEVRAITGLGLKEAKELVEAGGKAVKEQVSKEEAEELKGKLEAAGAEVELK, encoded by the coding sequence ATGGCTGATCTGAAAAAACTGGCTGAAGAGATCGTTGGTCTGACGCTTCTCGAAGCACAAGAACTGAAAACCATCCTGAAAGACGAGTACGGCATCGAGCCCGCCGCTGGCGGCGCAGTCATGATGGCCGGCCCGGCAGACGGTGGCGGCGGCGAAGCTGCCGAAGAGCAAACCGAATTTGACGTGATCCTGAAGTCCGCTGGCGCTTCGAAGATCAACGTCATCAAAGAGGTGCGCGCAATCACCGGTCTCGGCCTCAAAGAAGCCAAAGAACTGGTCGAAGCAGGCGGCAAGGCTGTCAAAGAGCAGGTTTCCAAAGAGGAAGCCGAAGAGCTCAAAGGCAAGCTGGAAGCAGCCGGCGCCGAAGTCGAACTCAAGTAA